One genomic segment of Erysipelotrichaceae bacterium 66202529 includes these proteins:
- a CDS encoding cell division protein DivIVA encodes MDRYAFDTMKNGYNRYQVEDYIQTQKLQMESLQKKLEKANLLKEELTREYQELESRYRDVSENLEVKEKAADEMTRMAMKEANMIVDTAHRNADAIVKEALMMARGILMEVARLGDEANDLKGSMRKELQKITQALDDFETPEIPDLDLLKKEI; translated from the coding sequence ATGGACAGATACGCATTTGATACAATGAAAAATGGATATAATCGCTATCAGGTGGAGGATTACATTCAGACACAGAAGCTGCAGATGGAAAGCCTCCAGAAAAAACTGGAAAAAGCTAACTTACTGAAAGAGGAGCTGACAAGAGAATATCAGGAGCTGGAGTCACGGTATCGTGATGTCAGTGAAAATCTCGAGGTTAAGGAAAAAGCCGCTGATGAAATGACACGCATGGCGATGAAGGAAGCAAACATGATTGTCGATACGGCACACCGCAACGCTGATGCCATTGTGAAGGAAGCGCTGATGATGGCACGCGGAATTCTTATGGAGGTGGCACGTCTTGGGGACGAGGCGAACGATCTGAAGGGAAGCATGCGTAAGGAGCTGCAAAAAATCACACAGGCTTTGGACGATTTTGAGACGCCGGAAATACCGGATCTTGATTTATTAAAAAAAGAAATTTGA
- a CDS encoding YfcE family phosphodiesterase, whose product MKIVVVSDSHGRDDALEYVLQQHSDAYAYIHCGDIDADPGAFPQFVTVGGNNDIFYDYPDEQILCIGAHRIFIVHSHQFMYSRRSQQMAAAAKDRSCDIVCYGHTHIAADETVDGIRLLNPGSLWRSRDGRGPSYALLYIEDDAVDVQFEFLPQKQKKSKFFW is encoded by the coding sequence ATGAAGATAGTAGTGGTCAGTGACAGTCATGGACGTGATGATGCGCTGGAATATGTTCTGCAGCAGCATAGTGACGCCTATGCTTATATCCATTGCGGAGATATTGATGCGGATCCGGGGGCCTTTCCCCAGTTTGTGACCGTCGGCGGTAACAATGATATATTTTATGATTATCCGGATGAACAGATTCTTTGTATCGGGGCTCATCGTATCTTTATCGTACATTCCCATCAGTTTATGTATTCACGCAGAAGCCAGCAGATGGCAGCGGCCGCAAAGGATCGAAGCTGTGATATTGTCTGTTACGGACACACGCATATAGCGGCGGATGAAACAGTGGACGGCATTCGTCTGCTCAATCCGGGATCGCTGTGGCGAAGCCGTGATGGAAGAGGGCCGAGCTATGCGCTTCTGTATATTGAAGACGATGCTGTGGATGTGCAGTTTGAGTTTCTGCCGCAGAAGCAGAAGAAAAGCAAGTTTTTCTGGTAG
- the ileS gene encoding isoleucine--tRNA ligase, producing the protein MEYKDTLLMPKTKFEMRGKLPTKEPSFQKRWKESDIYEKMLENREGCEAFVLHDGPPYANGDIHLGHALNKILKDVIVRNRYMAGYKVPYIPGWDTHGLPIETAIQKLGHNRKEMELSDFRKLCYDYALEQVERQKKGFLSLGVVGDYDHPYITLTKDFEAHQIEIFASMALDGLIYKGLKPVYWSPSSETALAEAEIEYKDIKSPTIFVKFPVKDGKGVLDSDTSFVIWTTTPWTIPANLGICLNKDYTYALVESEKGKLIVLEELVNALWEKFGLERKEKLATFKGSELEMITCQHPLYDRESLVMLGDHVTADAGTGCVHTAPGFGADDFFIGQKYGLPAYCNVDEHGCMMEDAGDWLKGQYVDDANKTVTQRLDELGALLKLEFITHSYPHDWRTKKPIIFRATTQWFASIDKIREQLLTEIANVDWIPKWGQQRMHNMIADRGDWCISRQRAWGVPIPIFYAEDDTPIMDKAVFAHVAELFREHGSNIWFEKEAKELLPEGYTHTGSPNGEFRKETDTMDVWFDSGSSHTGAMMERGLGYPADLYFEGSDQYRGWFNSSLIIGTAVHGHSPYKQVLSHGFVMDGKGVKMSKSQWNAVAPGEITKKYGADILRLWATSVDYQADCSMSDEILKQISEQYRKVRNTFRFMLANVNPDEDFTKDDLVDIYELPELDQYILVLLNEVNEKAVKAYKEYRFADITNMLSNLMTNELSAYYMDYTKDILYIEKKDSLRRRQVQTVLWHAINVLVRLWAPILVHTCEEVNDFFHTEADSIHLGRFAKALDIEHAEEIKADMERMMALRQDIFKALEEARADKVIGKSLEAHVIVNVSDEDRALIEKLCGSQFNQWLIVSKVSFSVDELKQYEACQVAVEKCEGVLCPRCWNITDSDAEDGLCARCADVLK; encoded by the coding sequence ATGGAATACAAGGATACACTGTTAATGCCGAAAACAAAATTTGAGATGCGTGGAAAATTACCGACGAAGGAGCCGAGCTTTCAGAAACGCTGGAAGGAAAGCGATATCTATGAGAAAATGCTGGAAAACCGTGAGGGCTGTGAAGCATTTGTTTTACATGATGGGCCTCCCTATGCAAATGGGGATATCCATTTAGGTCATGCCCTGAATAAAATCCTGAAGGATGTCATTGTGCGAAACCGTTATATGGCTGGCTATAAGGTACCGTATATCCCTGGTTGGGATACACACGGCTTACCGATTGAAACAGCAATTCAGAAGCTGGGGCATAACCGCAAGGAAATGGAATTATCTGATTTCCGCAAGCTGTGCTATGATTATGCACTGGAACAGGTAGAGCGTCAAAAGAAGGGATTCTTATCCCTGGGTGTTGTTGGTGATTACGATCATCCATATATTACACTGACAAAGGATTTTGAAGCCCATCAGATTGAAATCTTTGCTTCCATGGCTTTGGATGGTCTGATTTACAAGGGACTGAAGCCGGTATACTGGAGTCCTTCCAGTGAGACAGCACTTGCAGAGGCTGAGATTGAGTATAAGGATATCAAGAGTCCGACAATTTTCGTAAAATTCCCGGTCAAGGATGGCAAGGGTGTTCTTGACAGTGATACCTCATTTGTGATTTGGACGACGACTCCGTGGACGATTCCTGCCAACCTGGGTATCTGTCTGAATAAGGATTACACCTATGCGCTTGTGGAAAGCGAAAAGGGTAAGCTGATCGTTCTGGAAGAGCTGGTCAATGCGTTATGGGAAAAGTTCGGATTAGAACGTAAAGAAAAGCTGGCAACCTTCAAGGGAAGCGAGCTGGAAATGATTACGTGTCAGCATCCGCTGTATGATCGGGAATCCCTGGTTATGCTGGGGGATCATGTAACGGCAGATGCCGGTACCGGCTGTGTACATACTGCACCTGGCTTTGGTGCGGATGACTTCTTCATTGGACAGAAGTACGGTCTGCCTGCATATTGCAATGTGGATGAGCACGGCTGTATGATGGAGGATGCCGGAGACTGGCTGAAGGGACAGTATGTCGATGACGCCAACAAGACGGTTACACAGAGACTGGATGAGCTGGGCGCATTGTTAAAGCTGGAGTTTATCACCCATTCCTACCCGCATGACTGGAGAACCAAGAAACCGATCATTTTCCGTGCAACGACACAGTGGTTTGCATCCATTGATAAAATCCGTGAACAGCTGCTTACGGAAATCGCAAACGTGGACTGGATTCCAAAGTGGGGACAGCAGCGTATGCACAATATGATTGCGGATCGCGGGGACTGGTGTATTTCCCGTCAGCGTGCGTGGGGTGTACCGATTCCGATTTTCTATGCGGAGGATGATACACCGATCATGGATAAAGCTGTATTTGCTCATGTGGCTGAGCTGTTCCGCGAGCATGGAAGCAATATTTGGTTTGAGAAGGAAGCAAAGGAGCTGCTGCCAGAAGGCTATACCCATACAGGCTCTCCAAACGGGGAATTCCGTAAGGAAACAGATACGATGGATGTATGGTTTGATTCCGGAAGCTCCCATACCGGTGCTATGATGGAACGCGGTTTAGGCTATCCTGCGGATCTGTATTTTGAGGGAAGCGATCAGTATCGCGGATGGTTCAACTCCTCCTTGATTATCGGTACAGCAGTACACGGACATTCTCCATACAAGCAGGTGCTGAGTCATGGCTTTGTTATGGATGGCAAGGGCGTGAAGATGAGCAAATCACAGTGGAATGCGGTTGCCCCGGGAGAAATCACAAAGAAGTACGGTGCGGATATTCTGCGTTTATGGGCAACAAGTGTGGATTATCAGGCAGATTGCAGTATGTCAGATGAAATCCTGAAGCAGATCAGTGAGCAGTATCGCAAGGTGCGCAACACCTTCCGTTTCATGCTTGCCAATGTAAATCCGGATGAGGATTTCACAAAGGACGATCTGGTCGATATCTATGAGCTGCCAGAGCTGGATCAGTATATTTTAGTACTGTTAAATGAAGTGAATGAAAAGGCAGTAAAGGCATATAAGGAGTACCGTTTTGCGGATATCACCAATATGCTGAGCAATCTGATGACAAATGAGCTGTCTGCATATTATATGGATTATACAAAGGATATCCTGTACATCGAAAAGAAGGATTCTTTAAGAAGACGTCAGGTACAGACCGTGCTGTGGCACGCCATCAATGTGCTGGTACGTCTGTGGGCACCGATTCTTGTTCATACCTGTGAGGAGGTCAATGACTTCTTCCATACTGAGGCAGACAGCATTCACCTGGGCCGCTTTGCAAAGGCTTTGGATATTGAGCATGCGGAGGAAATCAAAGCAGATATGGAGCGCATGATGGCACTGCGTCAGGATATTTTCAAGGCATTGGAGGAAGCACGTGCGGATAAGGTGATTGGAAAGTCCCTGGAGGCACATGTTATCGTAAATGTGAGTGATGAAGATCGTGCATTGATTGAAAAGCTGTGCGGTTCTCAATTCAACCAGTGGCTGATTGTATCAAAGGTCAGCTTCTCTGTGGATGAGCTGAAGCAGTATGAGGCTTGTCAGGTTGCGGTAGAGAAGTGCGAAGGTGTGCTTTGCCCAAGATGTTGGAATATTACAGATTCTGATGCGGAAGACGGTCTGTGTGCGCGTTGTGCAGACGTGTTGAAATAA
- a CDS encoding SigB/SigF/SigG family RNA polymerase sigma factor, translating into MSRYKVEISGINTAQLKVLTNAEMKELFVQLQQGDEQAKETLINGNLKLVLSIVQRFSNRCENMDDLFQVGCIGLVKSIDNFDLKHEVRFSTYAVPMIMGEIKRYLRDNQVIRVSRHLKDLAYRAFKLKEEYVHKNQKEPTIAWLAEQLEVKEKDVVDALDSTQSVLSIFEPVYNSDGDELFLLDQIKDDKDEIEHLNNIMALKRSLKRLKGKELDIIQKRYYQDMTQTEIAGELGISQAQVSRLEKNAIAVLKKEFDS; encoded by the coding sequence ATGAGTCGTTATAAAGTAGAAATAAGCGGTATCAACACCGCGCAGCTAAAGGTTTTGACAAATGCGGAAATGAAAGAGCTGTTTGTACAATTACAGCAGGGTGATGAGCAGGCAAAGGAAACGCTGATCAACGGCAATCTGAAGCTTGTTCTGTCCATCGTACAGCGCTTTTCCAACCGCTGTGAAAATATGGACGATTTGTTTCAGGTAGGCTGTATCGGTCTGGTGAAATCTATCGACAACTTTGATCTGAAGCATGAAGTGCGCTTTTCCACCTATGCGGTTCCGATGATCATGGGTGAGATCAAACGCTATCTGCGGGATAATCAGGTTATACGGGTATCCCGTCATTTAAAGGATCTGGCCTATCGTGCATTCAAGCTGAAGGAGGAATATGTACATAAGAATCAGAAGGAGCCAACAATAGCCTGGCTAGCTGAGCAGCTGGAGGTCAAGGAAAAGGATGTTGTGGATGCGCTGGATTCCACACAAAGTGTATTATCTATATTTGAACCGGTATACAATTCTGATGGTGATGAATTGTTTCTGCTAGATCAGATCAAGGATGATAAGGATGAAATCGAGCATCTCAATAACATTATGGCACTCAAGCGCAGCCTGAAAAGACTGAAGGGAAAGGAGCTGGACATTATTCAGAAGCGCTACTATCAGGATATGACACAGACAGAAATTGCCGGAGAACTAGGTATCTCACAGGCACAAGTGTCACGGCTGGAAAAAAATGCCATCGCTGTATTGAAAAAAGAATTTGATTCCTAA
- a CDS encoding D-alanyl-D-alanine carboxypeptidase, whose amino-acid sequence MLLKRSIFVILLIALFSGCFYIMNQHYDELARYPHALSDEERKLVLSHLSTEQINYLVSQKVEPDQFLPFIDIKDFDLNNTLWYDAAYRTQKPSHTDQDQAVKEYIVSFINRYRSRMEYGELHDLLSNYTYNVLTRFFDEGDPYIENAQLIAKPNEMYLVLTGKRTLYTYEPDDLVSINDLPHASLVPQANDITIKKEVVKPLKELLAAAKEVNQKENGDMKVIAGYISYEDQIKLFDKAKLVYGDDVLKYWDYPGQSEFQLGYTVRLLPNGMTSEFDTKKESDKKTEAKETDKTDDKEEKKSPSEEERDQEIWLKDNAYKFGFIIRYPKQKEDTTGKRYQPYTLRYVGKDIAKRLHDEGYVLDEVNVSDWKD is encoded by the coding sequence ATGCTACTGAAACGAAGCATTTTTGTCATCCTGCTGATTGCCCTTTTCAGCGGATGCTTTTATATTATGAATCAGCATTACGACGAGCTGGCACGCTATCCGCATGCATTAAGCGATGAGGAGCGCAAGCTGGTGCTGTCCCATCTTAGCACAGAGCAGATCAATTATCTGGTTTCTCAGAAAGTGGAACCGGATCAGTTTCTGCCCTTTATCGATATCAAGGATTTCGATTTGAATAATACCTTATGGTATGATGCCGCTTATCGCACACAGAAGCCATCGCATACCGACCAGGATCAGGCGGTAAAGGAATACATCGTCAGCTTTATTAACCGCTATCGCAGCCGCATGGAATACGGAGAGCTTCACGATCTGCTATCCAATTATACCTATAATGTACTGACCCGCTTTTTTGATGAGGGAGATCCCTATATTGAAAATGCGCAGCTCATAGCAAAGCCCAATGAAATGTATCTTGTGCTTACTGGTAAACGGACGCTGTATACCTATGAACCGGATGATCTTGTCTCTATCAATGATCTTCCGCATGCCTCTCTTGTGCCGCAGGCCAACGATATCACAATCAAAAAAGAGGTTGTGAAGCCGCTCAAGGAGCTTCTGGCTGCTGCAAAGGAGGTCAATCAGAAGGAAAACGGGGATATGAAGGTGATTGCTGGATATATCTCCTACGAGGATCAGATCAAGCTGTTTGATAAAGCAAAGCTTGTGTATGGAGACGATGTACTGAAGTACTGGGACTATCCCGGACAGAGTGAATTTCAGCTCGGCTATACGGTGCGGCTGCTGCCAAATGGTATGACGAGCGAATTTGATACAAAAAAAGAAAGTGATAAGAAAACAGAAGCCAAGGAAACTGACAAGACCGATGATAAGGAAGAAAAAAAGAGTCCCAGTGAGGAAGAACGCGATCAGGAAATCTGGCTGAAGGACAATGCATATAAATTCGGCTTTATCATCCGCTATCCGAAGCAGAAGGAGGATACGACAGGCAAACGTTATCAGCCGTATACTCTGCGCTATGTCGGTAAGGATATCGCGAAAAGGCTGCATGATGAGGGCTATGTACTCGATGAAGTAAATGTCAGCGATTGGAAGGATTAG
- a CDS encoding spore gernimation protein GerM has protein sequence MKKTFKKQMAVVFGAIAMIGYLSVRFFPQQEQLATPVISTKDETKHMQIYMMDSDQTLVPLSIPVSEEMSEEDKLALMFSYMSGKQEIKGFQPLFEKECTLQSASIKNGIVSLYFDASLKNYNKDNELRILEAITWGATQFHDIEQVKLYLNDKQLTAMPNAQTPIPEILNRSIGINHFETSTASLHDSTSLTVFCTKKVEGNEYMVPKSKRVAQNKGDTLKASVEDILSDISVSSRLDQPLYADDIRVSSFDVYDGSLVVNLNKNILGSNRSVKQDVYNALVLSLAALPGIEKVEVRVDGVTVSPRDQKEDMVSVYALTYNEVQF, from the coding sequence ATGAAGAAAACCTTCAAGAAGCAGATGGCAGTGGTGTTTGGCGCCATTGCCATGATCGGCTATCTGTCCGTGCGCTTTTTTCCACAGCAGGAGCAGCTGGCAACCCCGGTGATTTCCACAAAGGATGAAACAAAGCATATGCAGATTTATATGATGGACAGCGATCAGACACTGGTTCCTTTATCTATTCCGGTCAGTGAGGAAATGAGTGAGGAGGATAAGCTGGCGCTTATGTTTTCCTATATGAGTGGCAAGCAGGAAATCAAGGGCTTTCAGCCGCTGTTTGAAAAGGAATGCACATTGCAGTCCGCATCGATAAAAAACGGAATTGTATCCCTGTACTTTGATGCTTCCTTAAAAAATTATAACAAGGACAATGAGCTGCGTATTTTAGAGGCAATTACATGGGGGGCTACCCAGTTTCATGATATAGAACAGGTAAAGCTGTATCTGAATGACAAGCAGCTGACTGCCATGCCAAATGCACAGACACCGATTCCGGAAATCCTCAACCGCAGTATCGGAATCAATCACTTTGAAACGTCCACGGCTTCCCTGCATGATTCCACCTCGTTAACTGTATTCTGTACAAAAAAGGTCGAAGGGAATGAATACATGGTTCCAAAAAGCAAGCGGGTAGCGCAAAATAAAGGGGATACGCTGAAAGCAAGCGTGGAGGACATTCTTTCGGATATCAGTGTGTCCAGCAGACTTGACCAGCCGCTGTATGCGGATGATATTCGGGTAAGCAGCTTTGATGTTTACGACGGCTCCCTGGTTGTGAATCTGAATAAGAATATCCTTGGCAGTAACCGCAGTGTGAAGCAGGATGTTTATAATGCGCTGGTGCTTTCCCTGGCGGCATTGCCGGGTATTGAAAAGGTGGAGGTACGTGTGGATGGGGTCACCGTATCACCAAGGGATCAGAAGGAGGATATGGTATCGGTATATGCTTTGACGTATAATGAGGTGCAGTTCTAG
- a CDS encoding F420-0--gamma-glutamyl ligase: MERKIGTVSRGVRCPIIREGDDLAAIVTESVLSAAQAEGFALRDRDVIAVTESIVARAQGNYASVAAIAADVKEKLGGETIGVMFPILSRNRFAICLKGIAMGAKKVVLMLSYPSDEVGNELVSIEQLDEAGVNPYSDVLSLEKYRKLFGENRHEFTGVDYVSYYGDLIRSCGAEVEIIFANHPKEILNYTKNVLTCDIHTRARTKRILKANGAERVCGLDDIMTAAVDGSGYNEAFGLLGSNKSTEDMVKLFPRDCQPLVQDIQKQILSKTGKHVEVMVYGDGAFKDPVGKIWELADPCVSPAYTPGLEGTPNELKLKYLADNDFAQLQGEELQKAIEEKIREKEENLVGNMASQGTTPRRLTDLIGSLCDLTSGSGDKGTPIVLVQGYFDNFTN; encoded by the coding sequence ATGGAAAGAAAAATAGGAACGGTATCCAGAGGCGTACGCTGTCCGATTATCCGCGAAGGAGACGATCTGGCGGCAATCGTTACAGAAAGCGTACTGTCTGCGGCGCAGGCGGAGGGCTTTGCACTGCGTGATCGTGATGTCATAGCGGTAACGGAGTCCATTGTCGCAAGAGCACAGGGCAATTATGCTTCCGTGGCGGCAATCGCAGCAGATGTAAAGGAAAAGCTGGGAGGGGAAACCATCGGTGTTATGTTCCCAATCCTGAGCCGGAACCGTTTTGCGATCTGTCTGAAGGGGATTGCGATGGGTGCGAAGAAGGTTGTTTTGATGCTGAGCTATCCAAGCGATGAGGTTGGAAACGAGCTGGTATCCATCGAGCAGCTGGATGAGGCTGGTGTGAATCCGTACAGCGATGTACTGAGCCTTGAAAAGTATCGCAAGCTTTTTGGTGAGAACCGTCACGAATTCACGGGTGTGGATTATGTGAGCTATTATGGTGATTTGATCCGCTCCTGCGGTGCAGAGGTGGAAATTATTTTTGCCAACCATCCTAAGGAAATTCTTAATTATACAAAAAATGTTTTAACCTGTGATATTCATACGCGTGCAAGAACAAAACGTATTCTGAAGGCAAACGGGGCAGAGCGAGTATGCGGATTGGATGATATTATGACGGCTGCTGTAGACGGCTCTGGATATAATGAGGCATTCGGTCTGCTTGGCTCCAATAAATCCACTGAGGATATGGTGAAGCTGTTTCCAAGAGATTGTCAGCCGCTGGTTCAGGATATTCAGAAGCAGATATTAAGCAAGACAGGAAAGCATGTCGAGGTTATGGTGTATGGAGACGGAGCCTTTAAGGATCCTGTCGGGAAAATCTGGGAGCTTGCGGACCCGTGTGTTTCTCCGGCATATACCCCGGGTCTTGAGGGAACACCGAATGAGCTGAAGCTGAAATATCTGGCAGATAATGATTTTGCACAGCTGCAGGGAGAGGAATTGCAGAAGGCGATTGAGGAAAAAATCCGTGAGAAGGAGGAAAATCTGGTAGGGAATATGGCTTCCCAGGGAACGACGCCAAGACGTCTGACTGATTTGATTGGTTCTCTATGTGATTTGACCAGTGGCTCCGGAGATAAGGGGACACCAATCGTTCTGGTACAGGGCTATTTCGATAACTTTACCAATTAG
- a CDS encoding sporulation protein gives MKYTDICGRQVINVMDGSMIGLVNDVEFDPCTYVIHSIFVHPTQPIVKKLFPWFFPCDEIEIPTQEIENISGDVILVKFRC, from the coding sequence GTGAAATATACGGATATATGCGGCAGACAGGTTATCAATGTAATGGATGGCAGCATGATCGGTCTTGTGAATGATGTGGAATTTGATCCCTGTACCTATGTTATACATTCCATATTTGTACATCCCACACAGCCGATCGTCAAAAAGCTGTTTCCCTGGTTCTTTCCCTGTGATGAAATCGAGATACCAACCCAGGAAATTGAAAATATTTCCGGAGATGTGATTCTTGTGAAATTTCGGTGCTGA
- a CDS encoding sigma-70 family RNA polymerase sigma factor, giving the protein MKKLLQLIRFLFIKQDVMEVYYIQGNDVLPKPLDKEEELAALIALENGDEEARNTLIEHNLRLVVYIAKRYETNPIFMEDLISIGSIGLIKAVNTFKRDKNIKLVTYASRCIENEILMFLRKKSRRKVEVSFDEPLNIDYDGNELLLSDILGTDDDVVTKEFEKKENKRELLEAMSTLKERERQILQMRYGIQHEELTQKDIAKRLGISQSYISRLEKRIIAKLKVQMKNSQ; this is encoded by the coding sequence ATGAAAAAACTGCTGCAACTCATTCGCTTTTTATTTATCAAACAGGATGTCATGGAGGTTTATTACATCCAGGGAAATGATGTACTTCCCAAACCGCTGGACAAGGAGGAGGAGCTGGCGGCGCTGATTGCTCTGGAAAACGGAGATGAGGAAGCGCGCAATACGTTGATTGAACACAATCTACGCCTTGTCGTATACATCGCGAAACGCTATGAAACAAATCCGATTTTTATGGAGGATCTGATCAGCATCGGCAGCATCGGTCTGATTAAGGCAGTCAATACATTTAAACGGGATAAAAACATTAAGCTGGTAACCTATGCCTCCCGCTGCATAGAAAATGAAATTCTGATGTTCCTGCGCAAGAAAAGCCGTCGTAAGGTGGAGGTCAGCTTCGATGAGCCGCTGAATATCGACTATGACGGCAATGAACTGCTGCTTTCGGATATATTGGGAACGGATGATGATGTCGTTACCAAGGAATTTGAAAAAAAGGAAAACAAGCGGGAGCTGCTGGAGGCAATGTCCACACTGAAGGAGAGGGAACGCCAGATTTTGCAGATGCGCTACGGTATTCAGCACGAGGAGCTGACACAGAAGGATATCGCCAAGCGTCTCGGCATTTCCCAGTCGTATATATCCCGTCTGGAAAAACGTATTATCGCAAAGCTGAAGGTGCAGATGAAAAATTCCCAGTAG
- a CDS encoding DUF552 domain-containing protein encodes MSISQKFKEFIAPMDEDDVLEVEQEEDTPSISEYERPKSKVNHLPTDTKMVLFEPRSFDESEEIAKRLKENKAAVVNLHKLQRDYAQRTIDFLTGVIFALDGSIQKIGHNVILCTPRSVAVHGEISLDASEED; translated from the coding sequence ATGAGCATCAGTCAGAAATTCAAAGAATTTATAGCGCCAATGGATGAAGATGACGTTTTAGAAGTAGAACAGGAAGAAGATACGCCTTCTATTTCCGAATATGAAAGACCGAAATCAAAAGTGAATCACTTGCCAACCGATACGAAAATGGTTCTTTTTGAGCCTCGTTCCTTTGATGAGTCAGAAGAAATCGCCAAACGGCTGAAAGAAAATAAGGCGGCTGTCGTCAATCTGCATAAACTGCAGCGTGATTATGCACAGCGTACCATTGATTTTTTAACCGGTGTAATCTTCGCTCTGGATGGAAGTATTCAGAAAATCGGACATAATGTGATTCTGTGTACACCGCGCAGCGTGGCGGTACATGGAGAAATCAGCCTTGACGCAAGCGAGGAAGACTAA
- a CDS encoding Rpn family recombination-promoting nuclease/putative transposase, producing the protein MTRKQPEDVLNYRNDLFFKYTLSREDEGSIFARNTIIERVTRIRVKESTVMNPNLDPKTIGKKKIILDVHVKDENNQLFCIEMQTTFTETELKRFEFYGARALNDQLNSGEKYELLKPVHQIIFIDEYPWNNRNLMNHYQMRTKKGEVENKKALIKRSYIHLPVINELVRKQGILKLNDFEQLCYLFENNENDAILKTKERLVKVFVEKYKEMQKNEKLWSTAMAIQMGEARYRNGLNDSFKEGLEQGIEKGLKEGEKKIQLLLNQLIEKKYHEDATAWLQTLTAKQITAISDLLFTCETLEDLKQQIKNA; encoded by the coding sequence ATGACAAGAAAACAACCAGAAGATGTATTGAATTACCGCAATGATTTGTTCTTCAAGTACACCCTCTCTCGTGAGGATGAAGGCTCCATCTTTGCACGCAACACCATTATCGAACGTGTGACCAGGATACGGGTTAAGGAAAGTACGGTTATGAATCCTAATCTGGATCCCAAGACCATCGGAAAGAAAAAGATTATTTTAGATGTCCACGTAAAGGATGAAAACAATCAGCTGTTTTGCATCGAAATGCAAACGACGTTTACTGAAACAGAATTGAAGCGCTTTGAATTTTATGGGGCAAGAGCGCTGAATGATCAGTTAAACAGCGGAGAGAAGTATGAGCTATTGAAGCCTGTACATCAGATAATTTTCATCGATGAATATCCATGGAATAATCGAAATCTGATGAATCATTACCAAATGCGTACCAAAAAGGGAGAGGTGGAGAATAAAAAGGCACTGATAAAACGCAGCTACATACATCTGCCGGTGATCAATGAGCTGGTAAGGAAGCAGGGGATTTTGAAGTTGAATGACTTTGAGCAGTTGTGTTATCTGTTTGAAAATAATGAAAATGATGCTATACTAAAAACGAAGGAAAGGCTGGTGAAAGTGTTCGTGGAAAAGTACAAGGAAATGCAGAAAAATGAAAAGCTATGGTCAACGGCGATGGCAATTCAGATGGGAGAGGCTCGTTATCGAAACGGTTTAAATGACAGCTTTAAAGAAGGTCTTGAGCAAGGAATTGAAAAAGGATTAAAGGAAGGCGAGAAAAAAATCCAGCTGCTTCTCAATCAGCTGATTGAAAAGAAATATCATGAAGATGCCACAGCGTGGTTACAAACGCTCACGGCAAAACAGATCACAGCTATTTCTGATTTGTTATTCACCTGTGAAACGCTGGAGGATTTAAAACAACAAATAAAGAATGCATAA